The following proteins are co-located in the Abditibacteriaceae bacterium genome:
- a CDS encoding permease-like cell division protein FtsX translates to MPLEYLSFWLRETISNIARNRLMSLVAITTTTVGLLILGTFYLTLANLRTAVDRETQKLDIVVFLSNNITPERRKEIYEAARIPQVKQLKLISRDQALERMKRDLPSIPVEEFKKGNPLKDELHIKLNNPEDIIQVQKYMETIKGVSKVGRDDEVTRVLLKVNRFLAIASVFASLLLGMAILLIIHNAIRLTIFARRREIRIMELVGATGWFIRVPFLLEGVLYGLAGAALATVCLGALWVGISRLDAQLVRILMPLIGTDIWLKCAFALTGAGLAFGFFGSWVSLSRSLNRATQI, encoded by the coding sequence ATGCCTCTCGAATATCTTTCCTTCTGGCTGCGCGAAACCATTTCCAATATCGCGCGCAACCGCCTCATGAGCCTTGTCGCCATCACCACGACGACTGTCGGCTTGCTCATTCTGGGCACGTTTTATCTGACTCTCGCTAACCTTCGCACCGCCGTTGACCGCGAAACACAAAAGCTCGACATCGTGGTGTTTTTGTCGAACAACATCACACCCGAGCGCCGCAAGGAAATTTACGAGGCCGCGCGCATACCGCAGGTGAAGCAGCTCAAGCTCATTTCGCGCGATCAGGCGCTGGAGCGCATGAAGCGCGACTTGCCTTCGATCCCGGTCGAGGAATTTAAGAAAGGCAACCCGCTCAAAGACGAGTTGCACATCAAGCTGAATAACCCCGAAGACATTATTCAGGTGCAGAAATATATGGAAACCATCAAAGGCGTTTCCAAAGTGGGGCGCGACGACGAAGTGACACGCGTGCTGCTCAAAGTGAATCGTTTTCTGGCAATCGCCAGCGTTTTCGCTTCGCTGCTGCTCGGCATGGCGATTCTGCTGATTATTCACAACGCGATTCGTCTCACGATTTTCGCGCGTCGCCGAGAAATCCGCATCATGGAACTTGTCGGCGCAACCGGCTGGTTTATTCGTGTGCCGTTTTTGCTTGAAGGCGTGTTATACGGATTGGCGGGCGCAGCGCTGGCTACGGTTTGCCTGGGTGCGCTGTGGGTCGGTATTTCGCGCCTCGATGCACAGCTTGTGCGTATTTTAATGCCGCTTATCGGCACCGACATCTGGCTTAAATGCGCGTTTGCGCTCACCGGCGCGGGCCTCGCTTTTGGCTTTTTTGGTTCGTGGGTTTCGCTTTCGCGCTCGCTCAATCGGGCCACGCAGATTTAA